One genomic segment of Thermodesulfobacterium sp. TA1 includes these proteins:
- the ftsH gene encoding ATP-dependent zinc metalloprotease FtsH, protein MKGAHKLTLILFSVFILLVSLVALEKFYPKYELLTYSEFKTLVKFGLVDNLTLKRFEITGEFRPQAAEKLYELRNKPVKISGFFKVYRTEDPDLIKLLEEKGIRYQAKPESNHWVSLLSWFIPLIILIGFWLFLFKKFTSSDGGIISFGKSKAKIYVENEIQVTFKDVAGVDEAVEELKEIIEFLKNPEKFTKLGAKIPKGVLLVGPPGTGKTLLARAVAGEAGVPFISISGSSFVEMFVGVGAARVRDLFFQAEKMAPCIIFIDEIDAVGRVRGVSPAGGTEEREHTLTQLLTEMDGFDPKKGVIIIAATNRPEILDPALLRPGRFDRVVVVDRPDLKGREEILKLHCQNIPLGKDVDLKVIAARTPGMVGADLANVVNEAALLAARKGKSVVEMEDFEEAIDRVIAGLAKKNRYISHEEKTRIAYHEAGHAVVASILTPQEKVHRISIIPRGVSALGYTLQLPTEERYLMTKTELLSKISVLLAGRAAEELIFKEVSTGAQNDLERATEIARAMVMDYGMSEILGPQTFRKREHLFLDVPFKERELVSEEIAALIDQEISHILKTCYETSAKILSEKMAILETIVKILMEKEVLEGEELERLLYQNLQGGTPQ, encoded by the coding sequence ATGAAAGGGGCTCACAAGCTAACCTTAATACTTTTTTCTGTTTTTATTCTTTTAGTCTCTCTGGTAGCTTTAGAAAAATTTTATCCTAAGTATGAGCTCCTTACTTATAGTGAGTTTAAAACTCTGGTAAAGTTTGGTTTGGTAGACAACCTTACTTTAAAGCGTTTTGAAATAACCGGGGAATTTCGCCCCCAAGCTGCAGAAAAACTTTATGAGCTTAGAAACAAACCGGTAAAAATTTCTGGTTTTTTCAAGGTTTACCGCACAGAAGACCCTGACCTAATAAAACTACTTGAAGAAAAAGGGATAAGATACCAAGCTAAGCCCGAAAGCAACCATTGGGTTAGTTTGCTTTCATGGTTCATCCCTTTAATTATACTTATTGGTTTTTGGCTCTTCCTTTTTAAAAAATTTACCTCCTCAGACGGAGGTATTATAAGCTTTGGCAAAAGCAAGGCTAAAATTTATGTAGAAAACGAAATTCAAGTAACTTTTAAGGATGTAGCAGGGGTAGATGAAGCTGTAGAAGAATTAAAGGAAATCATCGAGTTTTTAAAAAATCCTGAAAAGTTTACTAAGCTTGGGGCTAAAATTCCTAAGGGGGTGTTGTTGGTAGGACCTCCTGGAACAGGAAAAACCCTTCTTGCAAGGGCGGTAGCCGGTGAGGCTGGAGTACCTTTTATCTCTATTTCTGGCTCTTCCTTTGTAGAAATGTTTGTTGGGGTTGGAGCTGCAAGGGTTAGAGACCTGTTTTTTCAAGCAGAAAAAATGGCTCCCTGCATCATCTTTATAGACGAAATAGACGCTGTAGGGAGGGTAAGAGGAGTTTCCCCTGCAGGAGGCACTGAAGAAAGAGAACACACCCTTACTCAACTTCTAACCGAAATGGACGGGTTTGATCCCAAAAAAGGGGTTATTATCATCGCAGCTACCAACCGTCCAGAAATTTTGGACCCTGCGCTTTTACGGCCAGGAAGGTTTGATAGGGTGGTAGTGGTCGATAGACCTGATTTAAAAGGAAGAGAAGAAATCCTCAAATTGCACTGTCAAAACATACCACTTGGTAAAGACGTAGATTTAAAGGTTATCGCTGCAAGAACACCAGGTATGGTGGGAGCAGACCTTGCTAACGTAGTAAACGAAGCAGCCTTGCTTGCAGCCAGAAAAGGAAAAAGTGTGGTTGAGATGGAAGATTTTGAAGAAGCCATAGACAGGGTAATCGCCGGACTTGCCAAAAAAAATCGTTATATTTCTCACGAAGAAAAAACCAGGATAGCCTATCATGAAGCAGGACATGCGGTAGTAGCCTCTATATTAACCCCACAAGAAAAAGTCCATAGAATCTCTATCATCCCCCGAGGGGTATCTGCCTTAGGTTATACCCTTCAACTTCCTACAGAAGAACGTTATTTAATGACCAAAACCGAACTATTATCCAAGATTTCAGTCCTTTTAGCTGGTAGGGCTGCAGAAGAACTGATTTTCAAGGAGGTTTCTACCGGGGCTCAAAACGACTTAGAAAGGGCTACAGAAATAGCAAGGGCTATGGTAATGGACTACGGAATGAGTGAAATTTTAGGTCCTCAAACCTTTAGAAAAAGAGAACATCTGTTTTTAGACGTTCCTTTTAAGGAAAGAGAACTGGTATCTGAAGAAATCGCCGCACTCATAGACCAGGAAATAAGCCACATTTTAAAAACTTGCTACGAAACCTCTGCCAAAATTCTTTCAGAAAAGATGGCAATTTTAGAAACTATTGTTAAGATTTTAATGGAAAAAGAAGTTTTAGAAGGGGAAGAGTTGGAAAGACTGCTTTATCAAAATCTACAAGGAGGAACTCCTCAATGA
- a CDS encoding ATP-dependent 6-phosphofructokinase — protein MKDPFCYYEFLEEITEPISTEIETLGPCKIPNPMQLSPSCFIEDSTRITLRLNVDYLKTQINQKKPVLSLEVAGPRPYIYFDPSKVKVGIVTCGGLCPGINDVIRSLVMTLYYSYGVNKILGFKYGLQGFIPKYGHEVIELSPDNVKDIHSMGGTFLGTSRGHQPIEEIVDTLERLNINLLFMIGGDGTFRAANKIKEEIDKRGIKIGVVCIPKTIDNDIWLVSKTFGFNTAVEMACYAIRCAHTEAIGVPNGIGLVKLMGRHSGFIAAAATLATREVNFCLIPEMDFDLEGPKGLLTELEKRLEKRKHAVIVVAEGAGQKYVQKDPPEYDASGNLKLGDIGKFLKEKIEEYFKQKNIPVVIRYIDPSYIIRSVPANAEDRIFCGFLAQYAVHAGMAGKTGLMVSYLNDQFVHIPIKEAVKKRKQVNLNGRFWLSVLESTGQGPLKNS, from the coding sequence ATGAAAGACCCCTTTTGTTATTACGAATTTTTAGAAGAAATAACAGAACCTATCTCCACCGAGATAGAAACCTTAGGTCCTTGTAAAATACCTAACCCGATGCAACTTTCTCCCTCTTGTTTTATAGAAGATAGCACCCGTATTACCTTGAGACTTAACGTAGATTATTTAAAAACCCAAATAAACCAAAAGAAGCCTGTTCTTTCTTTAGAGGTAGCCGGTCCCAGACCTTACATCTATTTTGACCCTTCTAAGGTAAAGGTAGGTATAGTTACCTGCGGAGGGTTATGTCCTGGGATTAATGATGTGATAAGGTCTTTGGTTATGACCTTATATTATTCTTACGGAGTAAATAAAATTTTAGGGTTTAAGTACGGACTTCAAGGGTTTATCCCTAAGTATGGACATGAGGTGATCGAACTTTCCCCAGATAATGTAAAGGATATCCATTCTATGGGAGGCACCTTTCTTGGTACCTCAAGGGGCCATCAACCGATAGAGGAGATAGTTGACACCCTTGAAAGGTTAAACATAAACCTTCTGTTTATGATAGGAGGTGATGGCACCTTCAGGGCAGCCAATAAAATTAAAGAGGAAATAGACAAAAGAGGGATAAAAATCGGGGTGGTCTGTATTCCTAAAACGATAGACAACGACATTTGGTTGGTCTCAAAAACCTTTGGGTTCAACACCGCGGTAGAGATGGCTTGTTATGCCATAAGGTGTGCTCATACCGAGGCCATCGGAGTGCCTAATGGTATAGGGTTAGTAAAGCTTATGGGAAGACATTCGGGTTTTATCGCTGCAGCAGCTACTTTAGCCACAAGAGAGGTAAACTTTTGCCTCATCCCAGAAATGGACTTTGATTTAGAAGGACCTAAGGGGCTTTTAACAGAATTAGAAAAAAGATTAGAAAAAAGAAAACATGCGGTTATAGTGGTTGCAGAAGGAGCTGGCCAAAAGTATGTGCAAAAGGACCCCCCAGAATATGATGCCTCTGGTAACCTTAAGTTAGGTGATATAGGTAAGTTTTTAAAAGAAAAGATAGAGGAATATTTTAAACAAAAAAACATCCCTGTAGTAATACGTTATATAGACCCAAGCTACATCATTAGAAGTGTGCCTGCCAATGCAGAAGACCGAATTTTTTGCGGGTTTTTAGCTCAGTATGCGGTTCATGCAGGTATGGCAGGAAAAACAGGGCTTATGGTAAGCTACCTTAACGACCAGTTTGTACACATCCCTATAAAAGAAGCCGTTAAAAAAAGAAAGCAGGTTAACCTTAACGGCAGATTTTGGTTATCTGTTTTAGAATCTACAGGGCAAGGTCCACTTAAAAACAGCTGA
- the hisD gene encoding histidinol dehydrogenase, whose amino-acid sequence MPLRVFSYPSKQAENYLKKLLNRVETFPAKKEKYVKNIGDRVRKLGDKALLEFTQTFDKVLLKPSDLKVKESEIERAYQEVSEDLVKAIKLAVEKVRRFHAKHLPTSWFIKEEKEVLLGQMITPVEAAGVYIPGGMSGETPLISTVVMTAVPAKLAGVKKVVMVSPPRKDGSLHPGLLVAAKEAGVDEIYKVGGPWAIFGLAYGTETLPKVDVICGPGNIYVTIAKKLVSSQVGIDILAGPSEVLIIADETANPEFVVWDLLAQAEHDPMSLSVLITTSSALIREVKRLIPTALAKGLRSEIAEKALKQRGAIFKVKTLEEAFYLANLIAPEHLELMIKDPVEHLFRVKNAGAVFLGAFTPEAVGDYIAGPNHVLPTMGLARFSSSLSPEKFLKKINFMKYSKEALAEEAAKVILLAETENLPSHAEAIRVRLKNLERGES is encoded by the coding sequence ATGCCTCTAAGGGTTTTCTCCTATCCTTCTAAACAAGCAGAAAACTATCTTAAGAAACTTTTGAACCGGGTGGAAACTTTTCCTGCAAAAAAAGAAAAATACGTCAAAAACATAGGAGATAGGGTAAGAAAGTTAGGGGATAAAGCCCTTTTAGAGTTTACCCAGACCTTTGATAAGGTTTTATTAAAACCTTCAGATTTAAAGGTTAAGGAAAGCGAAATAGAAAGGGCCTACCAAGAGGTTTCAGAAGACCTTGTTAAGGCTATCAAGCTGGCGGTAGAAAAGGTTAGAAGGTTTCATGCTAAGCATTTACCTACTTCTTGGTTTATAAAAGAGGAAAAAGAGGTGCTTCTTGGTCAGATGATTACTCCGGTAGAAGCTGCAGGGGTATATATTCCAGGCGGTATGTCAGGAGAGACCCCTTTGATTTCTACGGTAGTTATGACTGCTGTGCCTGCTAAGCTTGCCGGGGTTAAAAAAGTGGTGATGGTGTCTCCCCCAAGAAAAGACGGAAGCCTACATCCAGGGCTTCTGGTTGCGGCTAAAGAGGCTGGAGTTGACGAAATCTATAAAGTAGGCGGTCCTTGGGCTATTTTTGGCCTGGCCTATGGGACTGAAACCTTACCTAAGGTAGATGTAATCTGCGGACCAGGAAACATTTACGTTACTATAGCTAAAAAATTAGTCTCCTCTCAAGTAGGGATAGACATCTTAGCAGGACCAAGTGAGGTGTTGATAATAGCCGATGAAACAGCTAATCCTGAGTTTGTGGTTTGGGACCTTCTTGCTCAGGCAGAGCACGATCCAATGAGCCTTTCAGTCCTTATTACCACCTCTTCTGCCTTGATAAGAGAAGTTAAGCGGCTTATCCCGACAGCCTTAGCTAAGGGTCTAAGAAGTGAAATAGCAGAAAAAGCCTTAAAGCAAAGGGGGGCAATTTTTAAGGTAAAAACCTTGGAAGAGGCCTTTTATCTTGCAAACCTTATAGCCCCTGAGCATTTAGAGCTGATGATAAAAGATCCGGTTGAACATCTCTTTCGGGTAAAAAACGCCGGTGCGGTATTTTTAGGTGCCTTTACCCCTGAAGCGGTGGGAGACTACATCGCAGGACCTAACCATGTCTTACCTACGATGGGACTTGCAAGGTTTTCTTCTTCCCTTTCCCCAGAAAAATTTCTAAAAAAAATAAACTTTATGAAATACTCAAAAGAGGCTTTGGCTGAAGAGGCTGCTAAGGTTATACTTCTTGCCGAAACAGAAAACCTACCTTCTCATGCAGAGGCTATAAGGGTTAGACTAAAAAACTTAGAAAGGGGGGAGTCATGA